GCGGGCAGGCCGTGAAAGCGCGCGTCGCCGCGCCGCGTCCAGGTCGCGCCGCCGTCGGTGGATTCGGCGATGCCCACGGGCGTGCCGTGCACCCAGGCCACGCCGTCGAGCCCGGCGACGTTGGCGCGGCGGTTGGTGTAGAACATGAACCAGCGTGCTTCAGCTTTGTTCCAGATGACGACGGGATCAGCCGCGCCGTCAAAGATCGGGTCGCGGAAAAGCGGCTTGGGCGCGGGTTTGCCGGGGCGTTCCGTCGCGGCGGGCGCGGCGGCGGCATCGGCCAAGGGAACCAGCGCGAGACAGAGGGCAAGAAGGGTAAGGCGAGGCATGATGCCGCAATGTGGCGGCGCGGTTTCCCGGCGCAATCGTGGGGCCGGCAAACAGTAAGAGCGAGATGTCGTGTATCTTCAGAATTGCCCGGAGAATGGCATTGCTCATAATCACGGGCATGAAATGCGCTGCCCCTCACGTCTGCATCATTATAATTCTGCTTTTTTCCGGATGCCAATCGGCACGTCCGGTCATGCCTGCGCCTGTTATAGCATGGAGTCGGTTGGATTTCACACCGCGCGCACCCAAGGCACCGACCGAGCAACAACGCCAGGCGATGATGGCGATAAACCGCGCGACGGGGATTTCCGAGGATATCCCTCAAACACTACCAATGCCGCCTCAAATAGATTGCATCCCACTAAGCGAGGACGAAAAAACTGCGCTTCAAAAGAAAATCGGCGGTAGCTTCGATACCATGCGAAGGCTGAAAGAGCATGTGCCACCCAAGGTCCGTCCGCCAGTGTATCCATTCGCGGTTGCGAAACGAAATGAAAATGGCACGGTGGACCTGATCGTTAGAGTTTCGACCAATGGAAAAATCTATCCGACACTGGTCGTTAGCGCGACCAGCCAGGAACTGGTGGAAGCGGTGGTGGTCGCGATGCGCCGATGGGAACCAAAGCCAAGCACCGAAGGTTATTACAGGATACAATTTGATTTCACTATTAAAGATTCAACTTCGCGCATGGTTGAGTGGAAGTAATACCAACGCCCTTTGAGATTTGAGCTTTGGAGGGATGATCCGTTTCCTCTTTCACGCCCCACGCGACGGATGTTGTGAGAAAGCTTTTGCGTATTTGAAAAGAAATAATTGCTTGCTCCGGTAGCATGACGTTGCCGCGCTTGCCGCGCGTCCGGTTTGCCGGTTGTGTCGTGCGCATGAAATCCTACCGCAAGGAGCTTTGGTTTGAAATCCCGCGGCGGCGCGGGCTGGTCAACATCACGCCGGAGGTTTCGGCGGCATTGAAGGAAAGCGGCGTCCGCGAGGGTCTTTGCCTCGTCAACGCGATGCACATCACGGCGAGCGTGTTCATCAACGACGACGAGCCGGGCCTGCACGCCGACTTCGAGCGATGGTTGGAAAAACTCGCGCCGGAAAAACCGTATTCGCACTACGCGCACAACGGCGCCGAGGACAACGCCGACGCTCACTTGAAGCGCACGATCATGGGCCGCGAGGTCGTCGTGGCCGTGACCGGCGGCAAGCTCGATTTCGGCCCGTGGGAGCAGATTTTTTATTACGAACTCGACGGCCTGCGCAGAAAGCGCGCGCTGGTCAAAATCATCGGCGAATAGAGCATTTCCCTGCTTGTGGAGGGCCGAGCTCCCGCGAGGCCGTCGCGGTTAAATCCCGCATCCTCCGGCGACGGCCTCGCGGGAGCTCGGCCCTCCTGAACCAAAAAAGAGGGGCGCGTTGCTCACAACGCGCCCCCTTTGTGCTGGGCGTTACATGGAAGAAATTCGTTCCGTTATGCTTTCGCGGCGGGCTCGGGGGCCGGCGCGGGCGCGGCGGGCGACGCTTCGGGCGCGGGCCACTTCTCGGCCAGCTTCTTGTAGGTCTGGTAGCGTTCGTTGACCCCGGCTTGCGCGGCGATCTCGTAGCGTTCCACCAACTCGGGATTGCGGCGCGCGATTTGCGCGTAGCGGTTTTCCGAGCGGGTGAGTTTCGAGAGCTCCGTCTTCGGCGCGGCCGAATCGAGCACGAGCGGATTCTCGCCCTTGGCCACGCGGCGCGGATCGAAGCGGTAAAGGGGCCAGTAGCCGGTGTCCACCGCGAGTTTCTGGTGATCCATGCCCTGGGTGAGGTTGAAGCCGTGCGCGATGCAGTGCGAGTAGGCGATGATGAGCGAGGGGCCGGGATAGCTCTCGGCCTCGCGGATGGCGTTGAGGGTCTGGGCGTCGCGGGCGCCGAGGGCGACACGGGCGACGTAAACGTTGCCGTAGGTCATCGCGAGCATGCCGAGGTCCTTCTTGCCGCTGGCTTTGCCGGCGGCGGCAAACTTGGCGGCGGCGCCGAGCGGGGTGGATTTCGAGCACTGGCCGCCGGTGTTGGAATAGACTTCAGTGTCGAGCACCATGATGTTCACGTTGCGGCCGGAGGCGATGACGTGGTCGAGGCCGCCGTAGCCGATGTCGTAGGCCCAGCCGTCGCCGCCGAGTATCCAGACGGTCTTGTTGACGAGGTGGTCGGCCACGGTCGCGAGTTCGCGGGCGGCGGGGTCGTCGATGCCGGCGAGTTTTTCGCGCAGCGCGGCGACGCGGGCGCGTTGCTCGGCGATGGCGAGGTCGTTGGACTGGTCGGCCCCGAGGATCGCGCCGGCGAGATCGGCGCCAGCTTTGTCCGCGAGCTGGCCGAGGAGGCGGCGGGCGCGGGAGGCGGCGTTGTCGAGGCTGAGGCGCATGCCGAGGCCGAACTCGGCGTTGTCCTCGAAGAGCGAGTTGGCCCAGGCGGGTCCGCGGCCCTCGGCGTTGACGGTGTAGGGCGTGGTCGGGAGGTTGCCGCCGTAGATGGAGGAGCAGCCGGTGGCGTTGGCGATGACGGCGCGGTCGCCGAAGAGCTGGGTGAGGAGCTTGATGTAGGGCGTCTCGCCGCAGCCGGCGCAGGCGCCGGAGAATTCGAAGAGGGGCTCGAAGAACTGGACGTTCTTCGGGGTGTCGCCCTTGAACTTGGTGCGGTCAACCTGCGGGAGGGAGAGGAAGAAGTTGAAGTTGTCGCGCTCCTGGTCGCGGAGCGGGATCTGCGGCTCCATGTTGATGGCGCGGCGGTTCGGATCGGCCTTGCTCTTGGTGGGGCAGGAGGCGACGCAGAGTTCGCAGCCGGTGCAGTCCTCGGCGGCGACTTGGAGGGTGTAGTGCTGGCCCTTGAACTCGGTGGAGCGGAAGGGCACCGATTTGAAGGTGGCGGGCGCGCCGGCGAGCAGCGCGGGATCGTAGAATTTCGCGCGGATGGCGGCGTGCGGGCAGACTTGCACGCACTTGTTGCACTGGATGCAGAGCGCCGAGTCCCAAACCGGGATGCGGGCGGCGAGGTTGCGCTTCTCGTAGCGGGCGGTGGCGGTGGGCCAGGTGCCGTCGGGCGTGAAGGCGGAAACGGGGAGCTGGTCGCCGAGGCCGGCGAGGATGACGCCGGTGACGTTGCGCACGAAATCGGGGGCGTCGGTCGGGACCGGCGGCTGGCGGTGAATCGTGGAACTGGTGGCGGCGGGGATCTTGACTTCCTTCAGAGAGGCGAGGGCGCTGTCCACGCCGGCGATGTTTTTGGCCACGACGGCCTCGCCTTTGTTGGAATAGGATTTTTTGATGGCGCCCTTGATGCTGGTGATGGCCTGGTCAAGCGGCATGACCTTGCTGAGCTTGAAGAAGCAGACCTGCATGATGGTGTTGATGCGGCCGCCGAGCCCGGCGGCGCGGGCCACGGCCCCGGCGTCGATGGCGTAAACGCGGAGCTTTTTCGCAAGGATCTCGGCCTGGGTCTCGGCCGAGAGGCGTTCCCAAAGGGTCTCGGGATCGCCGGGGGCATTGATGAGGAGATTGGCGCCGGTGGCGGCGTGCGAGAGGACGGGCTGGGTGTCGAGGAGGTGGAACTGGTGGCAGGCGACGAAGTCGGCGTTGCGGATGAGGTAGGGCGCGCGGATGGGATGGTCGCCGAAACGAAGGTGCGAGACGGTGAAACCACCGGATTTTTTCGAGTCGTAAACGAAATAGCCTTGGGCGTATTTGCCCGCCTCGGTGCCGATGATCTTGATGGTGTTCTTGTTGGCCCCGACGGTGCCGTCGGCCCCGAGGCCGAAGAAGACGGCGCGGGTGAGCGCGCCGGTGGTGTCCTCGATGTCGATGCTTTCATCGACGGAGAGGGAGAGGCCGGTGACGTCGTCGTTGATGCCGACGGTGAAGGAGTGGCGGGGCTTGGTTTGACTGAGTTCCTCGAAGACGGCGGCGGCGTGCGCGGGCGTGTATTCCTTCGAGGAGAGGCCGTAGCGGCCTCCGACGATTTTCACGCGGGTGTTGGCACCGAAGTGGTCGGCGTCCTCGGCCACGCGGACGGCGGTGGCGACATCGAGGAAGAGCGGGTCGCCGAAGGCGCCGGGCTCCTTGGTGCGGTCGAGGACGGCGATCTGGCGGACGGTCTTCGGAAGGGCCTTGATGAAGGCTTCGACGGGGAAGGGACGGTAGAGATGGACGGAGAGGACGCCGGTTTTCTGGCCTTTGGTGTTGAGCCATTTGGCGGTCTCGATGGTGGTCTCGGCCCCGGAGCCCATGATGACGACGACGCGGTCGGCGTCGGGCGCACCTTCGTAGCTGACGAGGCTGTAGGCGCGGCCGGTGAGTTGGGCGAACTTGTCCATCTCCTCCTGCATGATGGCGGGGACGGCGTTGTAGTAGGGGTTGCAGGCTTCGCGGGCCTGGAAAAAGACGTCGGGGTTCTGCGCGGTGCCGCGAATGGCGGGGTGGTCGGGGGTGAGGCCGCGGGCGCGGTGGGCGGCGAGGGCGGCGGGGTCGAGCAGGGAATTGAGCGCGGCGTCGTCGAGGCGCTTGACGGTGTTGATTTCGTGCGAGGTGCGGAAGCCGTCGAAGAAGTGGAGCACCGGGATGCGCGCGCGGAGGGTCGTGGAGTGCGCGATGGCGGCCATGTCCTGGGCCTGCTGCGGGGAGTTGGACGCGAGCATGATCCAGCCGGTCTGGCGGCAGGCCATGACGTCGGAGTGGTCGCCGAAGATGGAAAGCGCGTGCGTGGCGAGGGTGCGGGCGGTGACGTGGAAGACGCAGGGGGTGAGCTCGCCGGCGATCTTATACATGTTGGGGATCATCAGGAGCAGGCCTTGCGAGGCGGTGAAAGTGCTGGAAAGCGCACCACCCTGAAGGGCGCCGTGGACGGCGCCGGCGGCGCCGGCCTCGGACTGCATCTCGACGATCTCGGGGACGTGGCCGAAGAGGTTGTTTTTCTTCGCAACCGCCCATTCATCAATAACCTCAGCCATCGGAGTCGAGGGCGTGATGGGATAGATGGCGAAGACCTCGGTCATGCGATAGGCGACGGAGGCGACAGCTTCGTTGGCGTCGATCGTGGCGCCGTGGGCGGTGGTGGAATTTTTCATGATATCTGGAAAGGCGATGGAATGGCGGCGCGGAGATACGCCTTATGTGAAGAGGTCAAGTTTAGCAGCTCACTTCTTGTCATGCTGCGCATATCTTGCTCTTCGCTAGGCTACGCTTGTAAAAATTTCTCGATATATGTTCCTTCTGTAATTGAGACTAAAGCCGGGCAAATAATGGGCTTTATCGATTATTGATTTTATATAATAATATAATCTATATATACTTATATGAATTTATCGGAAATTTCTCTTTTGCATTAAATACTGATTCTTAATCTCATATAAGAGCTGTTGCGATTGGCAACATGGGCTGCGCAAAATACGCGCAGTTTGAGCATGCGTTGGGGAATGTCGCCACGGATTTGCGCTTTTTTACGTTTTGGGAGATGGTTGATTTCGTCATCGGAAATCCGAGAATCCGGACTTTGAATCCAGATATCCAGACGACAGGCATCATGAAAAAATCACACCCGGCATTTCGGGCTCTTCACGTTTTTGCGATGGGCCGGCCCATGCTGGCGGTGGCAATTCCGGCGGCGGTGCTTGCGATTGTTTTGTTGGGCGCGGCCTGCAACAATGCCCGTTCCGCGTCCAGTCCGTCCGCCGGCCAGCCAGCCGCGACGGGCTCCGCCCTTTCCGCCAAACCTTCCACTCCCATGTCCGACAAAATCGAAAAAACGGATGCCGAATGGCGCGCCGAACTCACCCCGATGCAATACTTCGTGCTGCGCCAGCGCGGCACCGAACGCCCGGGCGCCGGCGAGTATCTGGACAACCACGCCCGCGGCATCTACGTGTGCGCGGGTTGCGGGCTGGAGTTGTTTTCATCCAACGCGAAATACGACTCGCACTGCGGCTGGCCGAGTTTCTACGAGGCGGTTTCCGACAAAAACATCGTCAAATCGAGCGACACCAGCCACGGAATGGTTCGCACCGAAATCACCTGCCCGCGCTGCGGCGGGCACTTCGGGCATGTGTTTGACGACGGCCCGCCGCCCACCGGCCTGCGCTATTGCATGAACTCGGCCGCGATGAAATTCATCCCCGCCGCCGAGGTGGATGCGTGGCGGAAGGCGCGGGAGAAAAAGTAATCCGAACGGCGGAAAGTGGAAGCGGCATCCTGCCGCTTGTCCGCGCCTGCTCCCCAATCCACGCGTCCGGCGGGGGACGCCGCCGCTCCGTCAAACCAGGCAGGCCTTGAAGGCTTCGTTCAGGGCGGCGCGGTCGAGGTTCTTGCCGATGAAAACCAGCGTGTTGGTCCGCGGGTCGCCGCCCCATTCGCGGTCGAGCTTGGTGTCGAAGAGCATGTGCACGCCTTGGAAGACGAGGCGCTTGTTCACGCCTTTCACGCTGAGCACGCCTTTCATGCGGTAAATGTCACCGCCCTTGGTGCGGAGAAGCTCGTCGGTGGCGCGGCTGAGCTGGAAGCCGCCGACGTCGAGGACGGCGGCGAGGGGGACGCCGGCGTTGGTGGCGCGGTGGATTTTCGCGGCGGCGTTCATGCGGCGCACGCGGGCTTCGAGGGCGTCGAGCTCGGCGGGGGTGACGAGGTCGGTTTTGTTGAGGATGAGGACGTCGGCGAAGGCGATTTGTTTTTTCACCTCAGGCGAGTCGTCGAGGTGCTGGACGATGTGCCTGACATCGACAATGGTGACGATGGCATCAATGCGGTAGGCGGCGCGCATCTCGTCGTCGGTGAAGAAGGTTTGCGCGACGGGGCCGGGATCGGCGAGCCCGGTGGTCTCGATGAGGATGCCGTCGAGCCGGTCCTTGCGTTTCAGGAGGCGGCCGAGGATGCGGATGAGGTCGCCACGCACGGAGCAGCAGATGCAGCCGTTGTTCATCTCGAACAGTTCCTCCTCTCCCTGGATGACGAGCTGGTTGTCCACGCCGACCTCGCCGAATTCGTTTTCGATGACGGCGATTTTTTTGCCGTGCTGCCCGGTGAGGATGCGGTTGAGGAGCGTGGTTTTGCCTGCGCCGAGGAACCCGGTGAGGACGGTGACGGGGATGGGGGCGAGGGCGGCGGAGGAATTGTCGGAGGAGCTCATGATGGCAGTAGCATAACAAACGCGTCCAGCGGGCGCGGCGCAAGCAGGGAGGTGGTTCTTAAAATCGTTCCCGGGGCGGAAACCTTTTGGTTGCGGAGGCGCGCCCCCCTGCCCTTCTGTTGTGGCTTCGTGGCGAAAAAACGCTTCAACGACCATCCTTTCCGCTATCACGAGGAAATCGTGCTGGATCCATACGCTCACCAACCGGGGCGCGGGCTCAGCGCGTCGCGTTGCTTAACAGCAGCGCGACGGCGGCGGATGGCGGCAACGGCGAAAAAGGGGCGCGGACTTGCAGGCAGGTCGCTTCGCCCGGAACCGGTCCGCGACGACGCCACAGAATGCCCGCGCTCCGTTGACAGGGCGGCGGCAGCGGCAGCCGATGCCGCCACCGTCCAGCAAACCCGGCGGCTGGGTCGTGACGATGGTGCCGTTTGCGCTGCCGGGCGAGCGCGTCCGCGCGCGTGTTTCCGCAATCACAAGAATTACTCCGAGGCCGACCTCGTCGAGGTGCTCGCGCCGTCGCCGCGGCGCGAACCCGGTGAGGACGGTGACGGGGATGGGGGCGAGGGCGGCGGAGGAATTGTCGGAGGAGCTCATGATGGCAGTAGCATAACAAACGCGTCCAGCGGGCGCGGCGCAAGCAGGGAGGTGGTTCTTAAAATCGTTCCCGGGGCGGAAACCTTTTGGTTGCGGAGGCGCGCCCCCCTGCCCTTCTGTTGTGGCTTCGTGGCGAAAAAACGCTTCAACGACCATCCTTTCCGCTATCACGAGGAAATCGTGCTGGAGATCCATACGCTCACCAACCGGGGCGCGGGGCTCGGCCGCGTCGCGTTGCCCGGCAGCGGCGCGACGGCGGCGGATGGCGGCGGCGGCGAAAAAAGGGGCGCGGACTTGGCAGGCAGGTCGCTTCGCCCGGAACCGGTCCGCGACGACGCGGGCAGGAATGCCCGCGCTCCGTTGGACGAGGCGGCGGCGGCAACGGCCGATGCCGCCACCGTCCCGGCAAACCCGGGCGGCTGGGTCGTGATGGTGCCGTTTGCGCTGCCGGGCGAGCGCGTCCGCGCGCGCGTGTTTCGCAATCACAAGAATTACTCCGAGGCCGACCTCGAAATCGAAGCGGCCTGACAATCCCAAGCAGCGGATGGCGATCGCCAGCAACGCCGCCGCCTCCGCCGCCGCGCTGCCGATCGGGTTTCTCCGCCAGGGCACGCGCTTCGACCTGCTCGACGTGCCGCGCTGCGACATCGCCACCGACGCCATCAACCAGCGCCTCGCCACGATGCGCGCCGACATCCGCGCGCGCGCGGCGGCGGGTGAATTCATCCGCGGCGCGACCCTCCTGCTGCGCGACGCGGACGGCGTGGTGACGACGGACTACGACCGTGTCATCACCGAGACGGTGGGCGGCACGCGGCTGCGTTTTCTCGCGCGCGATTTTTTCCAGAACAACCCGTTCATCCTGCCCGCGTTCACCGGGCACGTCCGCGACCAAGCGGCGGCCTCGGGCGCGCGGTTTCTGGTGGACGCGTATTGCGGCAGCGGCCTGTTCGCGCTCACGGCGGCGGCGGCGTTTGAGCGCGTGGCGGGCATCGAAATCAGCGAGAGTTCCATCGCGTTCGCGCGCGAGAACGCCGCGGCCAACGGCATCGGGAACGCGACATTCCAGGCCGGCGACGCGGCGGCGATTTTTGCCGGGCTGGAGTTTCCCCCCGCCGGGACGGTCGTGGTCATCGACCCGCCGCGCAAAGGCTGCGACGAAAATTTCCTCGACCAGCTCTTCGCCTTCGGGCCGCGCGCCGTCGTGTATGTGAGCTGCGATCCGGCGACGCAGATGCGCGACCTGCGGCATTTCATCGCGCGCGGCTACGAACTCGCCGAGGTGCAGCCGTTCGACCTGTTCCCGCAAACGCGGCATCTGGAGTGCGTGGTGACCCTGCGCAAGACGGCACGGGTGAACGGGTGATGTCGTATTTCAATCGTTCTCGTTCTCGAAACGTTGCGCAAACAAAAGAGAGAACGAAGTAAGAGAACGAGAACGATTGAGGGGAAAACACCGGCATTGCATCCGGCGCGGGGCGCGCCTAGCTTCTCCCTTCGCGCGCACCAAATCCCGGCCATGTATCAAGTCACCTTTTCCGAACAGGCGATGCACGAGCTCAACAGGCTCGACAAATTCCTCCAGCTCGAGGTCATCCTGCCCATCAGCAGCCTGAAATCCTCCGACCTGGCCAACCCGCGCGAACCGCTCGGCCGCTTCAACCGCAACGGCCAGACGCTCTACCGCCTGCGCGCCGGCGATTTCCGCTTCTACTTCGAGCAGCACGGCGAGACGCTCCACACCCTTTACATCCTGCACAAGAACTCCCTCGAGGATTTCCTTCTCCGCAACAAACTCCCCGTGACGGAAAATCAGCTCGTCGAGCAACACTCGAAATTCTGGAAATACCTCGAAACACTCACGAAGTAACCCGGCGCGGCGGGCCCGCGATTTCACCGCGCGCCCGCCGGCTCCCCCACCCTTTTTCGCCTTCCCGCACCTCCCTCCTTCCATGGCAAAACCCGACCCGCGCGAAGATCCCTACACCGTCACTCAAGCCAGCCGGATTTACATCCTGCCGAACTTGATGACCGCGGGAAATCTGCTCTGCGGTTTCATGTCGCTCATCTGCTGCATCCAGGCGCAGCTCGCCGAGTCCGCGCTCGACGGCCTTTACGAAGGCGGCTCGATGTTCGACTATTACCGCCGCGCGGTTTACTTCATCCTCGGCGCGGCGCTTTTCGACTCGCTCGACGGCCGGCTCGCGCGCATGGGCGGGCGCGAATCGCTCTTCGGCGCGGAATTCGATTCGCTCGCGGACGTGATCTCGTTCGGCATCGCCCCGGCGATGATGATGTCGTTCTTCATCCTCTCGCCCTCGCAGGCGCCCGGCTTCGAGTGGTCGCTCAACATCGGCTGGGGCGTCGGCTTCATCTACCTGCTTTGCGCGGCGATGCGGCTGGCGCGCTTCAACGTCATCACCAACCCCCTCCTGCACCGCGGCGCCAAGGAATCCAACAAGGACTTCATCGGCCTGCCCGTGCCCGCCGCCGCCGCGACCGTCGCGGCCACGGTGCTGTTCCTCATTGAGATGGCCGAGGACGAACGCCACCTCAATTACTGGGCGCTGGTGCTCCCGCCCCTCATGCTGCTCATCGCATTGCTCATGATGAGCACGGTGCGCTTCCCAAGCGGAAAAAACATCGGCATGCAGACGCGCGCCCGCCTCAGCACCTTTGCGTTTCTGCTGGCATTGCTGGCTATCATATTCTTTTACAAGGAAATAGGATTCCTATGCATCTGCATCGGCTACCTTTTCTTCGGGCTTTGCCGCCACTGGCGCCGGCGTCCCGCGCTTCGGGCCGAGACGACCGTGCGGACGGCGGCTGAAAACGCTGCGAGCAAGTCCGCCAACAACCCGCCCAACAACTCCGAATAACTTTCCCATTGTGAAAAACCCCGCCCTTGCTCCGAATTGCGCACCCGGTTGCTCACAGCGCGCCACCCGCCATTTTCAAAGGAGATTTGGCTGGTTATTCCCGTTTTTCACAGCCCATACTGATACGGATAAATCTTCATTATTGAACTAAGAATTATTTAACCTTTGTTAGTTTCCCAAAAACCGCAGCGCATGAAATTCAAAATCAATCGCGACCACTTCAGCAACGGGCTTGCCCAAGTCCTCAACGTCGTTGGCTCGAAAGCCACGATGCCCATCTTGAGCAATGTGTTGATTGAGGCCGACAAGGACTCCATTTCGCTCACCACCACGAACCTCGATCTCGGGATCCGATGCAAGGTGAAGGCCGAGGTGAAGGAGCCCGGCGCGGTCACGCTGCCGGTCAAGCGTCTCGCCACCATCGTCAAGGAACTGCCCAGCACCGATGTGACCTTCGACGCATCGCCCACACACCAGATCAAACTCACCTCCGGCGGCTCCACCTTCCGCATCATGGGCATCGGCCGCGAGGAGTTTCCGCCGCTGCCGGAATTTGGCGAAGAGAAATCCTTCACCCTCGAACAAGGCGAGCTCGTCTCCATGCTCAAGAGCGTCGCCTACGCGCAGTCCACCGACGAGACCCGCTTCATCCTCAACGGCGTGTATTTTAATTTCAATGACGGCAAACTCTCGCTTGTCGCCACCGACGGCCGCCGCCTCGCGCTCATGAGCAAGGAAATGGAAGTCCCCGCCGAGAGCGCCGGAAACATCATTCTCCCCGCCAAGACCGTGGGCGAGCTCCTGCGCATGCTCGACAAGGGCGAAAAGCTCAAGGTGTCCTTCAACGACCGCCGCGCCGCCTTCCAGATCAACGTGGACAAGGACAGCGCCGGTTTCGTGGACAGCGTTTACCTCTACTCGAAAGTCGTCGAGGGCAACTACCCGAACTACAATCAGGTCATCCCGAAGGAAACGCACCAGCGCATCAAGCTCGAGCGCGAGCTTTTTGCCCAATGCGTGCACCGCGCCGCGCTCGTGTGCAGCGAGAAATCCAACTCGGTCAAAATCAAGCTTTCCAGCAACCTGCTCGAAATCACCGCGCAGAGTCCCGATTTCGGCGAGGCGCACGAATCGATGGCCATCGCCTACAGCGGTCCGGAGCTTCAAGTCGGCTTCAACCCGCAATTCCTCCTCGACCCGCTCCGCGCGCTTTCGAAGGACGAGATTTTCTTCGAGGTGAAGGACGAGGTGAGCCCCGGCGTGTTCAAGACGCTGGAAAGCTTCATCTGCGTCGTGATGCCGGTGCGTCTGAGTTGAGCGCCAAATCATCCCACGCGAAAGGAGCGCGGGCCATTTCTGCCATTTAGGTAGGGCGAGGCGTCCCGCCGAGCCGTTGCTCGGTCTCCGGCTCGGCGGGACGCCTCGCCCTACCTAAAATTGGGACTTGGTATAAGTTCAAACCCGCGGGCAGGAATGCCCGCGCTCCTTTCCACACGGACACTTTCCGCATCGCCTTGCCAGACGCGGGCGCGTCAGTTTCTTGAGAAGGCAAAACATGGAAAACACGACCGAATATTTCTCCCTGCTGGTGCTGGCCGCGGCCTTGGCGGTCATCATGCTGGCGCGCCTGAACGCCCGGCTGGCTTCGCCCGTGCTTTCCATCATCAACCGCTGGCTGCGCTGCCTCGTCTTCTCCGGAAGCGCCGCGTATCTTTTCCAAAGAATCGGCGGGTTCAACCGGCCCTACTGGCTGCTTGCGCTCGTGTGCCTGCTGGTCTGGATTCTGGCCGAGACGCTTTACAACTGGATGATGGTCAAGGCGCTCAGCATGAGTCCGCTGCCGTTGTTTCCGCATTACAGCGTCAATACCTCCGGCGACGAATGGCCCACGCACCCGCGTTTCCTGAAAGTGCGGGACTGGCTGCGCACGCGGGGATTTTCGCAGGTGCAGGCGTTGCGCGCCGAAATCAGCAATGACCTTTATCTGCGCGT
This genomic stretch from Termitidicoccus mucosus harbors:
- the dnaN gene encoding DNA polymerase III subunit beta; this translates as MKFKINRDHFSNGLAQVLNVVGSKATMPILSNVLIEADKDSISLTTTNLDLGIRCKVKAEVKEPGAVTLPVKRLATIVKELPSTDVTFDASPTHQIKLTSGGSTFRIMGIGREEFPPLPEFGEEKSFTLEQGELVSMLKSVAYAQSTDETRFILNGVYFNFNDGKLSLVATDGRRLALMSKEMEVPAESAGNIILPAKTVGELLRMLDKGEKLKVSFNDRRAAFQINVDKDSAGFVDSVYLYSKVVEGNYPNYNQVIPKETHQRIKLERELFAQCVHRAALVCSEKSNSVKIKLSSNLLEITAQSPDFGEAHESMAIAYSGPELQVGFNPQFLLDPLRALSKDEIFFEVKDEVSPGVFKTLESFICVVMPVRLS